The following are encoded together in the Diachasmimorpha longicaudata isolate KC_UGA_2023 chromosome 3, iyDiaLong2, whole genome shotgun sequence genome:
- the LOC135160626 gene encoding barH-like 1 homeobox protein, which yields MQEHKSFLIRDLLGDVLAERVQDDSEDDSALHSDSEDTIDPGHSPCTRLESPPPVLSPSPGSAQNCGPSGNVTSGRKPRRRRTAFTHAQLAYLERKFRCQKYLSVADRSDVADALSLSETQVKTWYQNRRTKWKRQNQLRLEQLRHQATVEKELLVRGVGLHHSSIDAYCPPYTQPQGASRPSHQPPPPPPPPPPSSASTAAFLSTAAALFRNVTYVHGCPL from the exons ATGCAGGAGCATAAGTCCTTCTTGATAAGGGATCTCCTTGGAGATGTCTTGGCTGAACGCGTTCAAG ATGACTCGGAAGACGATTCTGCACTTCATTCTGATTCTGAGGATACGATAGATCCTGGTCACAGTCCCTGCACTCGACTGGAGAGTCCCCCACCTGTGCTATCACCATCACCTGGTTCAGCACAAAATTGTGGACCTTCTGGTAATGTCACTAGCGGCCGCAAACCTCGACGGAGACGTACAGCATTCACTCACGCACAATTGGCGTATCTAGAGCGTAAATTCAGGTGTCAAAAGTATCTCAGTGTTGCTGATCGCAGTGATGTCGCTGATGCTCTATCGCTGTCCGAAACACAAGTCAAAACTTGGTACCAGAACAGAag AACGAAGTGGAAACGTCAGAATCAACTGAGACTGGAACAACTCAGACATCAAGCGACAGTGGAAAAGGAACTTCTGGTCAGGGGAGTGGGACTTCATCACAGCAGTATCGATGCCTACTGTCCACCATATACGCAACCCCAGGGTGCATCACGTCCGTCGCATcagccaccaccaccaccaccaccacctccacccTCGAGCGCATCCACCGCGGCATTTCTGTCAACTGCCGCCGCACTCTTCCGTAATGTTACTTATGTACACGGCTGTCCACTTTAA